In Alistipes ihumii AP11, a genomic segment contains:
- a CDS encoding DUF5683 domain-containing protein, with the protein MLASVLVWTHARAQAPEERYKIVNGVRTRIVVSDSASTAKADTVAITQQSLSPVELDTTTTARQRRQLARMARDTSSVRYSKLFRDTMPISRVCWISAVAPGFGQLYNKQAWKIPILYGTVATTAYFGFRENSKFRDYKRQYDALRRDNAPQEDVDPIQSEMIRHNTGRTLLWIGSIASYIYFIGDAALNYQGSVNSVKKATTLSTICPGAGQLYNRSYWKLPIVLGGLATMGFVIDFNNRGYQRFKLAYDIQAAGGTNEFNGRYTLDYLAKMRKNYRRNRDLCIIITAGLYLLNIVDAHVDAQMKDYDISDDLSMTLEPTLINLYTMQTSNVNGLGLAFKLTF; encoded by the coding sequence TTGCTCGCATCGGTGCTAGTGTGGACTCACGCCCGAGCCCAAGCCCCGGAGGAACGCTACAAAATCGTCAACGGAGTTCGTACCCGGATCGTCGTATCCGACAGCGCATCGACCGCAAAAGCCGACACGGTAGCCATAACCCAGCAGAGCCTGTCGCCCGTCGAGCTCGACACGACGACGACCGCCCGACAGCGCCGTCAACTGGCTCGCATGGCACGCGACACGTCGAGCGTTCGGTACAGCAAGCTTTTCCGGGACACGATGCCGATTTCGCGCGTATGCTGGATATCGGCGGTCGCCCCCGGCTTCGGCCAACTGTATAACAAACAGGCATGGAAGATACCGATTCTGTACGGGACCGTCGCCACGACAGCCTACTTCGGCTTCCGAGAAAACAGCAAGTTCCGCGACTACAAGCGCCAGTACGACGCGCTGAGACGGGACAATGCGCCTCAAGAAGACGTCGATCCGATACAGAGCGAAATGATCCGCCACAACACGGGGCGCACACTGCTGTGGATAGGCTCGATCGCCTCCTATATCTACTTCATCGGCGATGCCGCGCTGAACTATCAGGGGTCTGTCAACAGCGTGAAAAAAGCTACGACGCTCTCTACTATATGCCCGGGAGCCGGCCAGCTCTACAACCGCAGCTACTGGAAACTGCCGATCGTGCTCGGGGGACTGGCGACGATGGGGTTCGTCATCGACTTCAACAACCGGGGCTATCAGCGGTTCAAGCTCGCCTATGACATACAGGCCGCCGGAGGAACGAACGAATTCAACGGCCGGTACACGCTCGACTATCTGGCCAAAATGCGGAAAAACTACCGCCGTAACCGGGACTTGTGCATCATCATCACGGCCGGACTGTATCTGCTCAATATCGTCGATGCCCATGTGGATGCACAAATGAAAGACTACGACATCAGCGACGATCTCTCCATGACGCTCGAACCTACGCTCATCAACCTGTATACGATGCAGACGAGCAATGTCAACGGACTGGGACTGGCATTCAAACTAACTTTCTGA
- a CDS encoding ParB/RepB/Spo0J family partition protein, translating to MNAKTKGLGRGLGAIFEIEGSALPEKTKRSAFEEIEIDRIAPNPKQPRTHFGEQALDELAESIRTLGVIQPITVRKEADGRYTIISGERRWRASKLAGLTSMPAYIREADEESMLAMAIVENIQRQDLNAIEVALSLQRLVDECHLTQDSLGERVGKKRSTVANYLRLLKLPVEVQLAVREELISMGHARALINLESEQQQIALLKKTIKKGLSVRQVEEAVKELNSAKPRKAEADEEFPESYSRLVEHLERLFTQEISIKKNNKGGGKIVIGFGSDDDIETFIGKLNGIEK from the coding sequence ATGAACGCGAAAACCAAAGGCTTGGGCCGTGGTCTGGGCGCAATTTTTGAAATAGAAGGCTCGGCATTGCCCGAGAAAACGAAGCGCAGCGCTTTCGAGGAGATCGAGATCGACCGGATCGCCCCGAATCCCAAACAACCGCGCACCCATTTCGGCGAACAGGCTTTGGACGAGCTGGCCGAGTCGATCCGCACGCTCGGCGTCATTCAGCCGATCACCGTGCGTAAGGAAGCGGACGGACGATATACGATCATCAGCGGAGAGCGCCGCTGGCGCGCCTCGAAGCTGGCCGGACTGACTTCGATGCCGGCCTATATCCGCGAGGCGGACGAGGAATCCATGCTCGCGATGGCCATCGTCGAGAACATTCAGCGACAGGACCTCAATGCGATCGAAGTCGCGCTGAGCCTTCAGCGGTTGGTCGACGAGTGCCACCTGACGCAAGACTCGCTCGGCGAACGAGTAGGCAAAAAACGCTCGACCGTAGCCAATTACCTCCGGTTGCTTAAACTTCCGGTCGAAGTGCAGCTGGCCGTCCGCGAAGAATTGATCTCGATGGGTCATGCCCGGGCGCTGATCAACCTGGAGTCCGAGCAGCAACAGATCGCCCTGCTCAAGAAAACGATCAAGAAAGGTCTGTCGGTCCGTCAGGTCGAAGAAGCGGTCAAGGAACTCAACTCGGCAAAGCCCCGCAAGGCCGAAGCCGACGAAGAATTCCCCGAAAGCTACTCGCGGCTGGTGGAGCACCTCGAAAGGCTTTTTACGCAGGAAATCAGCATCAAGAAAAACAATAAAGGAGGCGGAAAGATCGTTATCGGATTCGGTTCGGACGACGACATAGAGACGTTTATCGGAAAACTGAATGGTATCGAGAAATAG